A single region of the Salicibibacter cibi genome encodes:
- a CDS encoding MarR family winged helix-turn-helix transcriptional regulator, protein MDKPSSQRINQYWTDIYYHLHYRHTEQISHQAIRLLQHLDFQGKATVGELADFLSVGHNTASEHIKRLIEKGWLKKLRSAEDERRVFVEITASGKGVLQYNTQLNEEKLATILARLTEEEAATIGYALSILSREAQACSQF, encoded by the coding sequence ATGGATAAGCCCTCAAGTCAACGCATTAATCAATACTGGACGGATATTTATTATCATCTTCACTATCGACACACCGAACAAATCTCCCACCAAGCGATTCGTCTCCTGCAACATTTAGATTTTCAAGGAAAAGCAACCGTTGGAGAGCTGGCTGATTTTTTATCCGTGGGCCATAACACAGCTTCTGAACACATAAAACGTCTCATTGAAAAAGGATGGCTTAAAAAATTGAGGAGTGCCGAAGATGAGCGGAGAGTTTTCGTGGAGATTACAGCAAGCGGAAAGGGTGTTTTGCAATATAACACCCAATTAAATGAAGAAAAACTCGCGACCATTCTCGCTCGACTTACAGAGGAAGAAGCAGCAACAATCGGATACGCCCTTTCGATTTTAAGCCGGGAGGCACAAGCATGTTCACAGTTCTAA
- the purB gene encoding adenylosuccinate lyase, with amino-acid sequence MIDRYTRPEMGQVWTDENRFQAWLEVEIAACEAWAEQGVIPNEDVAKISENAGFDIERILDIEATTRHDVVAFTRAVSETLGEERKWVHYGLTSTDVVDTAQSYLLKQANDILRNDLHRFKDVLAVKANEHRYTLMMGRTHGVHAEPTTFGVKLALWYAEVKRQIERFEAAAEGVRVGKMSGAVGTFANIPPEIEASVCERLGLAAAPISTQTLQRDRHAHYISTLALIATSIEKMAVEIRNLQKTESREVEEAFGKGQKGSSAMPHKRNPVGSENMTGLSRVIRGHVQTAFENVPLWHERDISHSSSERIIFPDSTILLNYMLNRFTNIIDQLTVYPENMKENINKTFGLVHSQQVLLALIDRGMTREEAYDLVQPKAMEAWEKKVSFRGLVETEEKIREVLDKETLDACFDERHHLKNVDVLFSRVGL; translated from the coding sequence ATGATTGATCGATACACACGCCCGGAGATGGGGCAGGTTTGGACGGATGAAAACCGTTTTCAAGCGTGGCTGGAAGTGGAAATCGCAGCCTGTGAGGCTTGGGCGGAACAAGGGGTCATTCCGAACGAAGATGTTGCAAAAATTAGCGAAAATGCAGGGTTTGACATTGAACGCATCCTAGACATTGAAGCAACGACCCGCCATGATGTCGTCGCATTTACACGAGCTGTATCCGAAACGCTTGGAGAAGAACGGAAATGGGTGCACTACGGCTTGACGTCCACAGATGTGGTCGATACTGCTCAGTCTTACTTGTTAAAACAAGCAAATGATATCCTTCGCAATGACTTGCATCGTTTTAAAGACGTGCTTGCGGTTAAGGCGAATGAACATCGCTATACATTGATGATGGGCCGGACCCATGGCGTGCACGCCGAACCGACAACGTTCGGGGTCAAACTCGCCCTTTGGTACGCGGAAGTGAAGCGGCAGATCGAACGCTTTGAAGCTGCCGCTGAAGGCGTCCGCGTCGGAAAAATGTCGGGAGCAGTCGGCACGTTTGCGAACATTCCTCCTGAAATCGAAGCGTCCGTTTGCGAACGGTTAGGACTTGCGGCGGCACCGATTTCAACACAAACGTTGCAACGCGACCGCCATGCCCACTACATCTCCACGCTCGCGCTTATCGCGACGTCGATTGAAAAAATGGCAGTCGAGATTCGCAACTTGCAAAAAACGGAAAGCCGGGAAGTCGAAGAAGCCTTCGGTAAAGGGCAAAAAGGTTCATCCGCGATGCCGCACAAACGCAACCCGGTCGGTTCGGAAAATATGACCGGCTTGTCCCGAGTTATTCGTGGGCATGTACAAACCGCCTTTGAAAATGTTCCGCTTTGGCATGAACGGGATATTTCCCATTCTTCTTCCGAACGGATTATTTTCCCGGACAGTACGATTTTACTCAATTATATGCTGAACCGTTTTACGAACATCATTGATCAACTCACCGTGTACCCTGAGAATATGAAGGAAAATATAAACAAAACCTTCGGTCTTGTTCATTCCCAACAAGTTTTGCTTGCACTCATCGATCGTGGCATGACAAGGGAAGAAGCTTATGACCTCGTGCAGCCGAAAGCGATGGAAGCTTGGGAGAAAAAAGTGTCCTTTCGAGGGCTTGTGGAAACAGAAGAAAAGATTAGGGAAGTGCTTGATAAAGAAACCCTTGATGCCTGTTTCGATGAACGGCACCATTTAAAAAACGTTGATGTATTATTTTCCAGAGTTGGCCTATGA
- a CDS encoding histidine phosphatase family protein: MTTIGMIRHGITDWNENGRAQGITDIPLNMTGKQQAAAVANRLSLEETWDVIVASDLSRAKETAEIIAAKLKLPVSNDTRIREMNCGEIEGTTEEERVQKWGEHWRQLDLGIETAEQLSQRGYEFLEETVAANENKRVLVVSHGGLISHTTRRLLPENFPFARLENTSVTNLRKLENNWDCTLYNCTKHLGV, encoded by the coding sequence TTGACGACAATTGGAATGATCAGGCACGGGATTACGGATTGGAACGAGAACGGCAGAGCACAGGGCATCACGGATATTCCGCTTAATATGACGGGAAAACAACAAGCAGCCGCGGTCGCCAATAGGCTATCATTGGAAGAAACATGGGACGTGATCGTTGCCAGTGATTTGTCTCGGGCCAAGGAAACGGCGGAAATCATCGCAGCCAAATTAAAACTGCCGGTTAGCAACGACACGCGAATACGGGAAATGAATTGCGGAGAGATTGAAGGCACTACTGAAGAAGAAAGGGTACAAAAATGGGGGGAACATTGGCGTCAGTTAGATTTGGGGATTGAAACGGCGGAACAACTATCGCAGCGGGGGTATGAATTTTTGGAAGAGACCGTGGCTGCAAATGAGAATAAGCGGGTATTGGTCGTCAGTCACGGAGGATTAATCAGCCACACGACCCGTCGATTGTTACCGGAAAATTTTCCATTTGCACGGCTTGAAAACACATCTGTAACCAATCTTAGAAAGCTGGAAAACAACTGGGATTGTACATTGTATAATTGCACGAAACATTTGGGGGTATAA
- the purU gene encoding formyltetrahydrofolate deformylase, with protein MKPIKQNRQQAFQKDRENRGRLLITCPDQPGIVAAVSQFLSSHRANIIESSQYSTNPEGGVFFIRIEFECPDLESKRELLQASFDDIAQNFSMDWKLFFVKELKRAAIFVSKELHCLRELLLEWESGDLMADIPLVISNHPDAKDFVESFGVPFVHIPANKNNRQEAEQQQLRLLEEYDIDVIILARYMQILTSGFVEAYAEKIINIHHSFLPAFVGAKPYDRAFERGVKIIGATSHYVTNDLDEGPIIEQDVKRVNHRDQVEDLKKNGKIIERSVLVRAVKWHIDDRIIVHENKTIVF; from the coding sequence ATGAAACCAATAAAGCAAAATCGCCAACAAGCTTTTCAAAAGGACCGTGAAAACCGGGGTCGATTGCTCATTACGTGCCCTGATCAGCCGGGAATTGTGGCAGCTGTTTCTCAATTTCTATCCTCTCACCGGGCAAATATTATTGAATCCAGCCAATATTCGACTAATCCGGAAGGGGGCGTGTTCTTTATTCGAATTGAATTCGAATGCCCGGATCTTGAGTCGAAAAGAGAATTGCTGCAAGCATCGTTCGATGACATTGCGCAGAACTTTTCCATGGATTGGAAGCTATTCTTTGTAAAAGAATTAAAACGGGCGGCCATTTTTGTGTCGAAGGAACTTCATTGCCTGCGCGAACTCCTTTTGGAATGGGAAAGTGGGGATCTCATGGCAGACATCCCCCTAGTTATCAGCAATCACCCGGATGCCAAAGATTTTGTGGAGTCGTTTGGTGTTCCTTTCGTACATATTCCGGCAAACAAAAACAATCGACAAGAGGCTGAACAACAGCAACTCAGGCTATTGGAAGAATATGATATTGATGTCATCATTCTCGCGCGCTATATGCAAATTTTGACATCGGGATTTGTCGAAGCTTACGCTGAAAAAATCATCAATATCCATCATTCCTTTTTGCCGGCATTCGTAGGCGCGAAGCCGTATGACCGCGCATTCGAACGAGGGGTGAAAATTATTGGAGCCACATCGCACTATGTCACCAATGATCTGGATGAAGGCCCGATCATCGAGCAAGATGTTAAACGGGTGAACCATCGCGACCAAGTGGAAGATTTGAAAAAGAACGGCAAGATCATCGAAAGAAGCGTCCTCGTTCGGGCGGTCAAATGGCATATCGACGACAGAATCATTGTCCACGAAAATAAAACGATTGTCTTTTGA
- a CDS encoding alpha/beta fold hydrolase — protein sequence MLKKNDWALFKQWTRHHEETKKQIKELSRPGALTAGINWCRANMAPETLPSLPLKAPDIKVLTLGIWSDNDVFLTEEQMQSSAEHVTGSWRYERVENASHWLQLDQPETINELLIDFFDNREAEGK from the coding sequence ATGTTAAAGAAAAACGATTGGGCTTTATTTAAACAATGGACACGCCATCATGAGGAGACAAAAAAACAGATCAAAGAATTGTCACGACCTGGGGCTTTAACAGCCGGAATAAATTGGTGCCGGGCAAACATGGCTCCGGAAACCTTGCCATCGTTGCCATTGAAAGCCCCGGATATCAAGGTGCTGACACTGGGCATTTGGAGCGATAATGACGTTTTTTTAACCGAGGAACAAATGCAAAGTTCTGCTGAACACGTGACAGGATCATGGCGTTATGAAAGAGTAGAGAATGCCAGTCATTGGTTGCAACTGGATCAACCGGAAACGATCAATGAACTTTTGATAGATTTTTTTGACAATAGAGAAGCGGAGGGGAAATGA
- a CDS encoding GNAT family N-acetyltransferase: MITLQPFQRTHMKKLIEWIDSPEFLLQWGGPIFTYPLDEKQIERYMEEPDRYIYSVVDQETETIIGHISLGRIDRANRSARVGKVLVGDPSARGKGVGERMMREILAIAFDDMKLHRVSLGVFSFNEPAIACYEKVSFKRDGLLRDLRKMGDDYWSLWEMSMLEDEWKENRSSER; the protein is encoded by the coding sequence ATGATTACATTACAACCTTTTCAACGAACACATATGAAAAAATTGATCGAATGGATCGATTCACCCGAATTCCTCTTGCAATGGGGCGGTCCTATCTTCACTTATCCTTTGGATGAAAAACAAATCGAACGTTATATGGAAGAGCCTGACCGCTACATTTATAGCGTCGTGGATCAAGAAACAGAGACGATCATCGGGCATATCTCATTGGGAAGAATCGACAGAGCAAACCGTTCGGCAAGGGTCGGCAAAGTGCTTGTCGGTGATCCGAGTGCCAGAGGAAAAGGGGTTGGGGAGCGCATGATGCGCGAAATCCTCGCGATTGCTTTTGATGATATGAAACTTCACAGAGTCAGCCTCGGGGTTTTTTCTTTCAATGAACCGGCGATTGCTTGCTATGAGAAAGTGAGTTTTAAAAGGGATGGTTTGCTGAGAGACCTACGGAAGATGGGCGACGACTATTGGAGTCTGTGGGAAATGAGCATGTTGGAAGACGAGTGGAAGGAGAATCGTTCTTCTGAACGATGA
- a CDS encoding Rpn family recombination-promoting nuclease/putative transposase, translated as MANETLALVQEKPAQYLDQDGLWKKVITDLFKPFMLFFAPDLYDKLDWSRMPDSLEQELHRTFPVIEGKRYTDKLMKIHLKDGKEQWILAHIEVQGYKDDDFSERMFQYFYRIFDKYQQKIFTIALLADPDRSFKPTVYDYHFHGTTLTYIYNTYKFLDQDEEELLQSDNPFAYVVLAGIYTLKSKKMPANAINSSVVCLN; from the coding sequence ATGGCAAATGAAACGTTAGCTCTTGTTCAAGAAAAACCGGCCCAGTACTTGGATCAAGACGGTCTTTGGAAAAAGGTGATTACGGACCTGTTCAAACCATTCATGTTATTTTTTGCGCCTGATCTATATGATAAGCTGGATTGGAGTAGAATGCCTGACTCACTTGAGCAGGAACTTCATCGCACTTTTCCGGTGATCGAAGGGAAAAGGTACACTGATAAGTTGATGAAGATTCATTTGAAAGATGGAAAAGAGCAATGGATTCTCGCCCACATTGAAGTGCAAGGATACAAAGATGACGACTTTTCCGAACGCATGTTTCAATATTTTTATCGTATATTTGACAAATACCAGCAAAAGATTTTCACCATTGCCCTCCTCGCTGATCCCGATCGTTCTTTTAAACCAACGGTCTACGACTATCATTTTCACGGAACGACACTAACCTATATCTATAATACGTATAAGTTTCTTGATCAAGATGAAGAGGAACTATTACAATCGGATAACCCGTTTGCATATGTTGTTTTGGCCGGTATATATACGTTAAAGAGCAAAAAAATGCCAGCCAACGCTATCAATTCAAGCGTCGTTTGTTTGAATTGA
- the purE gene encoding 5-(carboxyamino)imidazole ribonucleotide mutase gives MAVEVGVIMGSTSDEATMDYACRILEEFEVPYEKKIVSAHRTPDVMFQYAEDARARGLKVIIAGAGGAAHLPGMIAAKTTLPVIGVPIRSKVLNGWDSLLSIVQMPKGVPVATVAIGEAGAENAGLLAVQQLSVFDQALTQKLQARRDKKASEVLAQGGREEA, from the coding sequence ATGGCTGTTGAGGTTGGCGTCATTATGGGAAGCACGTCAGATGAAGCGACGATGGACTATGCATGTCGGATTTTAGAAGAATTTGAAGTTCCTTATGAAAAAAAAATCGTATCGGCGCATCGCACGCCTGATGTGATGTTTCAATACGCGGAAGACGCGCGTGCGCGAGGTTTGAAAGTGATTATCGCGGGCGCGGGCGGCGCCGCTCACCTCCCGGGGATGATTGCGGCCAAGACGACCCTTCCGGTGATCGGTGTTCCTATCCGGTCGAAAGTGTTGAATGGTTGGGATTCGCTGCTTTCGATCGTTCAAATGCCAAAAGGGGTTCCGGTAGCCACCGTCGCGATCGGAGAAGCCGGAGCGGAAAATGCAGGACTGCTTGCCGTACAACAATTATCGGTGTTTGATCAGGCTTTGACACAAAAATTACAAGCGCGTAGGGATAAAAAAGCAAGCGAAGTATTGGCGCAAGGGGGAAGAGAAGAGGCATGA
- a CDS encoding DUF3147 family protein, with protein sequence MFTVLKITISALVIGVITEIARRYPTVGGVIAALPLVSLLSMVWLSFQGTNPADISKFAMGVLWGFPATAVMVFIIAFMLKHTFPLSIAILVGVGGWFLCLKIQETVFG encoded by the coding sequence ATGTTCACAGTTCTAAAAATCACCATATCGGCGTTGGTAATTGGTGTAATTACGGAAATCGCCCGCCGATACCCAACGGTTGGCGGGGTTATTGCTGCTCTCCCTCTCGTCAGTTTATTAAGCATGGTCTGGCTTTCATTTCAGGGAACAAATCCCGCTGATATCAGTAAATTTGCCATGGGTGTCCTATGGGGATTTCCGGCGACGGCGGTTATGGTATTCATCATCGCCTTTATGTTAAAACATACATTTCCGCTTTCTATCGCCATTCTTGTAGGAGTGGGCGGTTGGTTTTTGTGTTTGAAAATCCAGGAAACGGTGTTTGGATAG
- a CDS encoding N-acetylmuramoyl-L-alanine amidase family protein, whose amino-acid sequence MGRKNFVLKGAAIFVFSVASVTGLSAQKADASVSGETIAIDAGHGGNDNGATGNGLYEKELVYDVAYRTQELLEDAGAEVIMTRDGDYFVELIERANLANDGGADSFVSIHANSASDASVSGTETFHHPSDSEGETLASDLQSSMVQEFGSNDRGVKSSDFSVLRNSDMPAALVELGFVTNQEEADTMLTDSFRNEAANAIYQGLHDYH is encoded by the coding sequence ATGGGAAGGAAAAATTTTGTTTTGAAAGGAGCAGCAATTTTCGTTTTCAGTGTGGCAAGCGTTACCGGATTATCGGCCCAGAAGGCAGATGCAAGCGTCTCGGGTGAAACCATCGCGATTGATGCAGGGCATGGTGGTAATGATAATGGAGCTACCGGAAATGGATTATATGAAAAAGAACTTGTATATGATGTGGCATACCGTACACAAGAGTTGCTGGAAGATGCAGGGGCGGAAGTGATCATGACGAGAGATGGTGACTATTTTGTGGAGCTCATCGAGCGGGCGAATTTGGCTAATGATGGCGGAGCCGATTCTTTCGTCAGCATTCATGCCAATTCTGCTTCAGATGCTTCCGTAAGTGGCACGGAAACTTTTCATCATCCATCGGATTCGGAGGGGGAGACATTAGCTTCCGACCTGCAAAGTAGCATGGTGCAAGAGTTTGGCAGTAACGACCGTGGCGTGAAATCCAGCGATTTCAGTGTTCTTCGTAATTCGGACATGCCCGCCGCCTTAGTTGAATTAGGGTTTGTCACCAATCAAGAAGAAGCCGATACGATGCTGACCGATTCCTTCCGTAACGAAGCGGCAAATGCGATTTATCAAGGACTTCATGACTATCATTAA
- the purK gene encoding 5-(carboxyamino)imidazole ribonucleotide synthase — translation MITPGKTIGILGGGQLGRMMALEAKAMGYRIAVLEPKPDSPTAQVADEEIVAAYDDEKAIRKLAAISDVVTFEFENVDATTAAILAEEQKLPQGVDLLRICQHRLREKEALAAAGLTVAPYAEVTSEEDLRQGIEKLGTPSVLKTCRGGYDGKGQVVIKDKDEAPAVFAQLKDTGDLVLEQWVAFAKEISVIVTRTKAGEIVTFPVAENDHEDNILKRTIVPARVDEKAEQFAREMAETFAENIALVGTLAMEMFYLEDGSLYVNELAPRPHNSGHYSIDACNVSQFHLHVRAICGWPLVKPKLTTPVVMDNVLGEHVEKAVETIPAYQNAFLHLYGKAEARPGRKMGHVNSTGKTREEVLTTVKKLAIRS, via the coding sequence ATGATTACTCCCGGAAAAACGATTGGCATTCTCGGCGGCGGGCAGCTCGGGCGAATGATGGCGCTGGAAGCTAAGGCGATGGGGTATCGTATCGCCGTTCTTGAACCAAAGCCAGACTCTCCGACCGCGCAAGTGGCGGATGAGGAAATCGTCGCTGCTTACGATGATGAAAAAGCTATTCGAAAACTGGCAGCGATCAGTGATGTCGTCACCTTTGAATTCGAAAATGTCGATGCGACGACTGCAGCTATTTTAGCGGAAGAACAGAAATTGCCGCAGGGCGTTGACCTTTTGCGCATATGCCAGCATCGTTTACGCGAAAAAGAGGCACTCGCCGCGGCAGGTCTTACCGTCGCTCCTTATGCAGAAGTCACATCGGAGGAAGATTTAAGGCAAGGCATTGAAAAGCTGGGTACCCCCTCGGTGCTTAAAACATGCCGTGGCGGCTACGATGGCAAAGGGCAAGTGGTGATCAAAGATAAGGACGAAGCTCCTGCGGTTTTTGCGCAATTGAAAGATACAGGGGATCTCGTATTGGAACAATGGGTGGCATTTGCCAAAGAAATCTCCGTCATCGTTACGAGAACAAAAGCAGGTGAGATCGTTACGTTTCCGGTGGCCGAAAATGACCACGAAGACAACATCTTAAAACGAACGATTGTCCCTGCTCGTGTGGATGAAAAAGCCGAACAATTTGCACGGGAGATGGCTGAAACATTCGCGGAAAATATAGCTCTCGTGGGAACGCTGGCAATGGAAATGTTTTATCTCGAAGATGGAAGCCTATACGTCAATGAGCTCGCACCGCGACCCCATAATTCGGGACACTACTCGATTGATGCTTGCAACGTGTCGCAATTTCACTTGCACGTACGTGCCATCTGCGGATGGCCGCTAGTCAAACCGAAATTAACGACGCCGGTGGTGATGGATAATGTCCTCGGTGAACATGTAGAAAAAGCCGTAGAAACAATCCCGGCGTATCAAAACGCATTTCTTCATTTATATGGGAAAGCAGAAGCTCGGCCGGGCCGGAAAATGGGACATGTGAATAGCACTGGAAAGACGAGAGAAGAAGTATTGACTACCGTTAAAAAATTGGCGATTCGATCTTAA
- a CDS encoding dicarboxylate/amino acid:cation symporter — translation MSLSTRIFLALGAGILFGGFINLYFPGWVEPLDENLLQPVGDIFLRAIQLIVVPLVFVALIMGLTQLRGTGNVARYTSKLMSLYIVTSAIAIFFGLVVAFIVRPGDSAEPIATGEGETEEGQSLLDWLVSIVPENPFEALVSGNLLQVIVLAALVGTAINLLSDDKTHPFIDVIESVYEIVQKVLELVLKIAPFGVFALIASMVASQGFNIIANLAVYVLGLILAIILMIGLYALFLFIAGAKPRTFFKGFAPAFTLAFGTASSNAALPVALNGAEKAGLQNELSRFAIPFGTALKRDGAGILQGFNAIFVAQLFGVDMTIELVLTIFLSALLVSFSTAGVPGAGIIMMTTVLSAANLPLEGIAIVAGIDRITEGFRTLLNVVGNTANASLLQQWENRRGEAPK, via the coding sequence ATGTCTTTATCAACTAGAATCTTCCTTGCTTTAGGTGCAGGGATATTATTTGGTGGCTTCATCAACCTTTACTTTCCGGGTTGGGTAGAGCCGCTTGATGAAAATCTATTGCAACCTGTGGGCGATATTTTCTTAAGGGCAATCCAATTAATCGTTGTTCCGCTTGTTTTTGTGGCTTTAATTATGGGCTTAACGCAATTAAGGGGAACCGGAAATGTTGCCCGTTATACATCAAAGTTGATGAGCCTATATATTGTAACTTCTGCGATTGCTATTTTCTTTGGCTTGGTCGTTGCATTTATTGTCCGCCCGGGGGATAGTGCTGAACCGATCGCTACCGGAGAAGGAGAGACGGAGGAAGGGCAATCATTACTCGACTGGCTTGTGAGTATTGTACCTGAAAATCCATTCGAGGCTTTGGTTTCAGGGAATCTTTTACAAGTTATCGTTCTGGCAGCTCTTGTCGGCACAGCCATTAATTTGTTGAGCGATGATAAAACGCACCCTTTTATCGATGTTATCGAGAGTGTATACGAGATTGTACAAAAAGTTCTGGAGCTTGTCTTAAAAATTGCACCGTTTGGTGTTTTTGCCTTAATTGCTTCAATGGTAGCTTCCCAAGGGTTTAATATTATTGCGAACCTAGCCGTTTACGTGCTCGGATTAATTTTAGCCATCATCCTGATGATCGGTTTGTATGCGTTGTTTCTTTTTATCGCAGGCGCTAAGCCAAGAACATTTTTCAAAGGATTTGCGCCTGCCTTCACACTGGCCTTTGGTACGGCAAGTTCCAATGCAGCGCTCCCGGTTGCCCTAAATGGTGCTGAAAAAGCAGGGCTGCAGAATGAGCTATCTCGCTTTGCCATTCCGTTTGGTACTGCATTAAAACGAGATGGCGCCGGTATCTTGCAAGGTTTTAACGCTATTTTTGTTGCACAGTTGTTCGGGGTGGATATGACGATTGAACTCGTGCTAACCATTTTTCTTAGTGCCTTACTCGTCTCATTCAGTACAGCAGGCGTTCCCGGCGCCGGGATCATTATGATGACCACCGTGCTTTCCGCAGCAAATCTTCCACTAGAAGGAATTGCCATCGTCGCCGGTATCGACCGAATAACCGAAGGATTTAGGACGTTGTTAAATGTCGTCGGAAACACAGCAAATGCAAGTCTCTTGCAACAGTGGGAGAACCGTCGAGGGGAGGCCCCTAAATAG
- a CDS encoding alpha/beta fold hydrolase codes for MNINLNVKERILDVNGSDIHVVEQGEGPAVLLLHGFPDSWYLWRHQIPVLAEAGYRVIAPDQRGFGESDKPAEKGAYLMPALLDDILGVLDELDVKQTYIAAHDWGAIVGWMLAGMYPKKVKR; via the coding sequence ATGAATATCAACTTGAATGTTAAGGAAAGGATACTTGATGTTAATGGCTCAGATATTCATGTTGTTGAACAGGGAGAAGGTCCAGCTGTTCTATTGCTGCATGGCTTTCCAGACTCATGGTACCTATGGCGTCATCAAATCCCCGTGTTGGCAGAAGCGGGATACAGGGTAATCGCACCGGATCAACGCGGTTTTGGTGAATCGGATAAACCCGCGGAAAAAGGTGCTTATCTCATGCCCGCTTTGCTTGATGACATATTAGGCGTCCTTGATGAATTAGATGTTAAACAAACCTATATAGCTGCCCATGACTGGGGAGCCATCGTCGGGTGGATGCTTGCCGGCATGTATCCAAAAAAAGTTAAACGTTAG
- a CDS encoding GNAT family N-acetyltransferase: protein MISVVKANEQHVEGIARVCTDGYWATYGYSKPSAYIERMVEAFYNYDRIRQEVTETGKHWGGYFVALDNGEVVGAGGGGLTGAATGELFVLYLDPNRRNEGIGTKILDAVTAQQKEFGAREQWVSVEKDNDMGIPFYEARGFSFKFERESYGNLEGEDYISLRYHRSI, encoded by the coding sequence ATGATTTCGGTCGTAAAAGCAAATGAACAACATGTTGAAGGCATTGCGCGGGTATGCACGGATGGGTATTGGGCGACATATGGTTATTCCAAACCAAGCGCGTACATTGAAAGAATGGTCGAAGCATTTTACAACTATGATCGAATACGGCAGGAAGTCACGGAAACGGGCAAACATTGGGGCGGTTATTTTGTTGCCTTGGACAATGGCGAAGTCGTTGGTGCTGGTGGCGGAGGATTGACCGGAGCGGCGACGGGCGAGCTTTTTGTATTATACCTTGATCCGAACAGAAGAAATGAAGGGATCGGAACGAAGATTCTGGATGCCGTTACCGCTCAGCAAAAGGAATTCGGAGCCAGGGAACAATGGGTATCGGTTGAAAAAGACAATGATATGGGCATCCCTTTCTATGAAGCTAGAGGTTTTTCGTTCAAGTTTGAGAGGGAGAGTTATGGAAACCTAGAGGGAGAAGACTATATCTCCCTGAGGTATCATCGATCTATATAA